The Sandaracinus amylolyticus genomic interval GCGAGGAAGATCCCGAAGAGCGCGACGGTGTCGCCCGGGAACGGCGGCACGACGTACTCGACGAGCGAAGCGAGCGCGAGCACGACGTACCCGAGCGGCCCCTCGCTCCGCTCCAGCCACCGCATGATCTCCTCGGCCGTGCCTTCCAATCGCTCCTCGCTGCGGCCGCGCGCGCTGCGCCCGGGCGCGCACGTGCGGGTGATCGCGCCCTCGTCGCCGTTCGATATGCAGGACTTCGCGCGCGGCGTCGATCGGCTCCGCGCGCGCTATCGCGTGACCTACGACGAGCAGATAGGCGCGCGAGCGGGTTATCTCGCGGGCGACGACGCGCGTCGGCTGCGGGAGCTCGAGGACGCGATCGGCGATCCCGACGTCGACTGCATCGTGGCGGCGCGCGGCGGGTATGGCGCGATGCGCATCGCGTCGTCGATCGATCCCGCGCGCGTCGCCGCGCAGCCGAAGCTGCTCGTCGGGTTCAGCGACGTGACCGCGCTGCACGCGCTCTGGGCACGCGCGGGCGTGTGCTCGCTGCACGCGTCGATGGTCGCGGCGCTCGGGCGCGGGAGCCACGCGATGCTCGCGCGGTGGATCGAGTCCGTCGAGGGCGCGCGCGAGCACGCGTTCGAAGGTCTCGCGCCGATCGGCGCGTCGCGCGACGTGGTCGAGGCGAAGGTGATCGGCGGGAACCTCGCGCTGCTCGCCGCGATGACGGGCACGCCGCTCGCGCCTCCGCTCGACGGCG includes:
- a CDS encoding S66 peptidase family protein, which encodes MPSNRSSLRPRALRPGAHVRVIAPSSPFDMQDFARGVDRLRARYRVTYDEQIGARAGYLAGDDARRLRELEDAIGDPDVDCIVAARGGYGAMRIASSIDPARVAAQPKLLVGFSDVTALHALWARAGVCSLHASMVAALGRGSHAMLARWIESVEGAREHAFEGLAPIGASRDVVEAKVIGGNLALLAAMTGTPLAPPLDGAILFVEDVGEAPYRVDRMLTQLRLSGALARVAGVLVGTFTRCAASADGTTVETVIAERLGDLGVPVLTGLPCGHVDEPLELPLGARARIDGTRGCVTFVEPVVHL